The Phytohabitans houttuyneae genome has a segment encoding these proteins:
- a CDS encoding sensor histidine kinase: protein MARRRSLRTQLMLLYTVPFLISGVLLLSLSFSQTGSSSPVGVGPAEEPSVEEGPDVALFVLLLAVMVVLAVVLGWLVAGRFLRPLRGIVATARDISATNLHRRLGDAGRGREFAELAATLDDLFARLEAAFESQRRFVANAAHELRTPLTAERTLLQVALADPDATAETLRAACQEVIALGAAQERLINALLTLASGEQGVERRERFDLAAVAGHAVAARRAEADRRGVRIDTAFAPAPAAGDPSLVESLVANLVDNAVRYNAPGGRVEVSTGGTGSGGLVRVWNTGPVVPPGEVERLFQPFQRLGRDRLTPGRPAGASAASTAAGRDGHGLGLAIVRAIAVAHGAALRVTARPEGGLDVEVAFPAGT, encoded by the coding sequence ATGGCCCGCCGCCGCTCGCTGCGCACGCAGCTGATGCTGCTGTACACGGTGCCGTTCCTCATCTCCGGCGTCCTGCTGCTCAGCCTCTCCTTCTCGCAGACCGGTTCGAGCTCGCCGGTCGGTGTCGGGCCGGCGGAGGAGCCGAGCGTGGAGGAGGGGCCGGACGTCGCGCTGTTCGTGCTGCTGCTCGCCGTGATGGTGGTCCTCGCGGTCGTGCTCGGCTGGCTCGTCGCCGGCCGGTTCCTGCGGCCGCTGCGCGGCATCGTCGCGACCGCGCGGGACATCTCGGCCACCAACCTGCACCGCCGCCTCGGCGACGCCGGGCGCGGCCGCGAGTTCGCGGAGCTGGCTGCGACGCTCGACGACCTGTTCGCGCGGCTGGAGGCGGCGTTCGAGTCGCAGCGGCGGTTCGTGGCCAACGCCGCGCACGAGCTGCGCACCCCGCTGACCGCCGAGCGGACGCTGCTGCAGGTCGCGCTCGCCGACCCGGACGCGACCGCCGAGACGCTGCGCGCCGCCTGCCAGGAGGTCATCGCGCTCGGCGCCGCGCAGGAGCGGCTGATCAACGCGCTGCTCACGCTTGCCAGCGGGGAGCAGGGGGTGGAGCGGCGGGAGCGGTTCGACCTGGCGGCGGTGGCCGGTCACGCGGTGGCCGCCCGCCGCGCGGAGGCGGACCGGCGCGGCGTCCGGATCGACACCGCCTTCGCGCCCGCACCGGCCGCCGGCGACCCGAGCCTTGTGGAGAGCCTCGTGGCAAACCTCGTCGACAACGCCGTTCGCTACAACGCGCCGGGCGGCCGGGTCGAGGTGAGCACGGGCGGGACCGGCTCCGGCGGCCTGGTCCGGGTGTGGAACACCGGGCCGGTCGTGCCGCCCGGCGAGGTCGAGCGGCTGTTCCAGCCGTTTCAGCGCCTGGGCCGCGACCGCCTGACCCCGGGGCGACCGGCGGGGGCGAGCGCGGCCAGCACGGCCGCCGGCCGTGACGGCCACGGGTTGGGGCTTGCGATCGTGCGGGCGATCGCCGTCGCGCACGGCGCCGCGCTCCGGGTCACGGCCCGACCCGAGGGCGGGCTCGACGTCGAGGTAGCCTTCCCCGCAGGTACATAA
- a CDS encoding GNAT family N-acetyltransferase, with product MLTWPLTDGAEMRALEPWLAEEFAAYIARHREHLARWLPWAQSLVDVDGTRAWLQRYAEEVARDGGRIYGIWLDGELVGGTLFRIFDTRLSTAEIGVWLSPEASGRGLVTIAARRMIEWAVEERGIHRVEWRCVPDNARSVAAARRLGMTNEGTMRGAYPYRGVHHDIQVWSLLAEEWRAQVR from the coding sequence ATGCTCACCTGGCCCCTGACCGACGGCGCCGAGATGCGGGCGCTGGAGCCGTGGCTGGCGGAGGAGTTCGCCGCGTACATCGCCCGCCACCGCGAGCACCTGGCCCGCTGGCTGCCCTGGGCGCAGTCCCTCGTCGACGTCGACGGCACCCGCGCGTGGCTGCAGCGGTACGCCGAGGAGGTGGCCCGCGACGGCGGCCGGATCTACGGCATCTGGCTCGACGGCGAGCTGGTCGGCGGCACGCTCTTCCGGATCTTCGACACCCGGCTGAGCACGGCCGAGATCGGCGTCTGGCTGTCGCCCGAGGCCAGCGGCCGCGGGCTCGTCACGATCGCCGCCCGCCGGATGATCGAGTGGGCCGTCGAGGAGCGCGGCATCCACCGCGTGGAGTGGCGCTGCGTGCCCGACAACGCCCGCAGCGTCGCGGCCGCCCGGCGGCTCGGCATGACCAACGAGGGGACGATGCGCGGCGCGTACCCGTACCGCGGCGTCCACCACGACATCCAGGTCTGGTCGCTGCTGGCCGAGGAGTGGCGGGCCCAAGTCAGGTGA
- a CDS encoding ABC transporter permease translates to MHLIVVRHLWVLRRGRPWGLLVDGIFEPFLYLLSIGIGVGQLVVAGPETSRYAAFVAPALLATAAMNSAVNETTGSFWFRVRFEKVYDAIVTTPMRVGDIAAGEIAASVLRSGLSSTCFLAVITALGMVRSWWALLAVPAAVLVAFAFSAAGLAVATLMRDFHHHQYLQLCMLPMFLFATTFFPLSLYPRPLQPVVAALPLYQSIELIRGLTTGALGAGTLAAVAYLAAMGGAGWWVAHRRLGRMLLT, encoded by the coding sequence GTGCATCTGATCGTCGTGCGCCACCTGTGGGTGCTGCGCCGCGGCCGCCCGTGGGGGCTGCTGGTGGACGGCATCTTCGAGCCGTTCCTCTACCTGCTGTCGATCGGCATCGGCGTCGGCCAGCTCGTCGTGGCGGGGCCGGAGACGAGCCGGTACGCCGCGTTCGTCGCGCCCGCGCTCCTGGCCACCGCGGCGATGAACAGCGCCGTCAACGAGACCACCGGCTCGTTCTGGTTCCGGGTGCGGTTCGAGAAGGTGTACGACGCGATCGTCACCACGCCCATGCGGGTCGGCGACATCGCGGCCGGCGAGATCGCCGCCTCGGTGCTCCGAAGTGGACTGTCCTCGACCTGCTTCCTTGCCGTCATCACCGCGCTCGGCATGGTCCGCTCGTGGTGGGCGCTGCTCGCGGTGCCGGCGGCGGTGCTCGTGGCGTTCGCGTTCTCGGCGGCCGGGCTGGCGGTGGCCACGCTGATGCGCGACTTCCACCACCACCAGTACCTGCAGCTGTGCATGCTGCCGATGTTCCTGTTCGCGACCACGTTCTTCCCTCTGTCGCTGTACCCGCGGCCGCTGCAGCCGGTGGTCGCCGCGCTGCCGCTCTACCAGAGCATCGAGCTGATCCGCGGCCTCACCACGGGCGCGCTCGGCGCCGGCACGCTCGCCGCGGTGGCGTACCTGGCCGCGATGGGCGGCGCCGGCTGGTGGGTCGCGCACCGCCGCCTCGGCCGGATGCTGCTCACCTGA
- a CDS encoding ABC transporter permease: protein MAIRAFRYWLLRYRRTWRGTVVISVANPLLFLVAIGSGLGQIVAPDTRALGGVSYLAFFAPGILAAAAMQNGLVESAFPVSWGRRPGGSYPVAVATPLEPSDLLHGHALFMAVRVTMSAAAFLAVMVALGAARSAMVLLALPAAALTAMAFALPAAAWAVTLSDVEPVGRVYKWVVMPLYLFSGTFFAVAQLPEALRPVVYVTPLWHGVDLCRSLSLGTATWAGSLGHVAYLTAMGAAGYLLARRNYRRHLHA, encoded by the coding sequence ATGGCGATCAGGGCCTTCCGGTACTGGCTGCTGCGCTACCGCCGCACCTGGCGCGGCACCGTCGTGATCAGCGTGGCCAACCCGCTGCTCTTCCTCGTCGCGATCGGCTCGGGGCTGGGGCAGATCGTCGCGCCGGACACGCGGGCGCTCGGCGGGGTGAGCTACCTGGCGTTCTTCGCGCCGGGCATCCTGGCCGCCGCCGCCATGCAGAACGGCCTTGTCGAGTCGGCCTTCCCGGTCAGCTGGGGACGCCGGCCCGGCGGCAGCTATCCGGTCGCGGTCGCCACCCCGCTGGAGCCGTCCGACCTGCTGCACGGGCACGCGCTCTTCATGGCGGTACGGGTGACGATGAGCGCCGCCGCGTTCCTGGCCGTCATGGTGGCGCTGGGCGCCGCGCGGTCCGCGATGGTGCTCCTCGCGCTGCCGGCCGCGGCGCTGACCGCGATGGCGTTCGCGCTGCCGGCCGCGGCGTGGGCGGTCACGCTGTCCGATGTGGAGCCGGTGGGGCGGGTCTACAAGTGGGTGGTCATGCCGCTGTACCTGTTCTCCGGCACGTTCTTCGCGGTCGCCCAGCTGCCCGAGGCGCTGCGCCCGGTCGTGTACGTCACGCCGCTGTGGCACGGCGTCGACCTGTGCCGCTCGCTGAGCCTCGGCACAGCCACGTGGGCCGGGTCGCTGGGTCACGTGGCGTACCTGACCGCGATGGGCGCCGCCGGCTACCTGCTGGCCCGCCGCAACTACCGCCGTCACCTGCACGCCTGA